One window of Cryobacterium arcticum genomic DNA carries:
- a CDS encoding flagellar biosynthetic protein FliR encodes MDITLDFGWLEAVMLAGVRMVAFLVIAPPFSFNAFPLRIKGMLAVGLALAVAPRVVPDYASPDTGGFILALLLEILVGGVLGFLVLVVFSAIQSAGNLIDLFGGFQLAQGFDPQSMVNGAQFTRLYQMTALALLFASGGYQLILGGLARSFAALPVGGGIDLAVPLDAITTAVGQMLLASVQIAGPLIVVLFLADAGLGLLTRVAPALNAFALGFPLKILITLTLGAAGFMALPGIVASLTDDAVTSMWGVR; translated from the coding sequence GTGGACATCACCCTGGACTTCGGCTGGCTCGAAGCCGTGATGCTCGCGGGCGTGCGCATGGTCGCGTTCCTCGTGATCGCGCCCCCGTTCTCGTTCAACGCCTTCCCGCTGCGCATCAAGGGCATGCTCGCCGTGGGGCTGGCCCTGGCCGTCGCCCCACGCGTGGTGCCCGACTACGCTTCGCCGGACACGGGCGGGTTCATCCTGGCGCTGCTGCTCGAGATCCTCGTGGGCGGGGTGTTGGGCTTCCTGGTGCTCGTCGTCTTCTCCGCCATCCAGTCCGCCGGCAACCTCATCGACCTGTTCGGCGGCTTCCAGCTGGCCCAGGGCTTCGACCCGCAGTCGATGGTCAACGGCGCCCAGTTCACCCGGCTCTACCAGATGACCGCGCTGGCGCTCCTGTTCGCCTCCGGTGGCTACCAGCTCATCCTCGGCGGACTCGCCCGGTCGTTCGCCGCCCTGCCGGTCGGCGGCGGAATCGACCTGGCCGTGCCGCTCGACGCCATCACCACGGCCGTCGGCCAGATGCTCCTGGCCTCTGTGCAGATCGCCGGCCCCCTCATCGTTGTGCTGTTCCTCGCCGACGCGGGCCTCGGCCTCCTCACCCGGGTGGCGCCCGCGCTGAACGCCTTCGCCCTCGGCTTCCCGCTCAAGATCCTCATCACCCTCACCCTCGGCGCAGCCGGCTTCATGGCCCTCCCGGGCATCGTGGCGTCCCTCACCGACGACGCGGTCACGAGCATGTGGGGGGTGCGCTGA
- a CDS encoding EscU/YscU/HrcU family type III secretion system export apparatus switch protein produces the protein MSDSGERTEQATEKRMREVRSKGQLSRSQDLTAWVGIGAAAVMMPLTIEAGAAAGRTQLFDIRAVAENPDPQRALDLLGEGLGAMGGILTPMLVVVCVAVLAGSIAQGGIHIKKLAGKYDQFNPVTGLARTFGSQALWQGVKALLKTIVVGVVLTTVIQGLTPVLMTAGGLPVTVLIGAATDGTAALVQSAVIAGLVLAAADVFVVLRRNRKRTRMTKKEVTDEHKSSEGDPLIRSQRRARQLAMSRNRMIAAVATADVVLINPTHFAVALRYEPGKSAPRVVATGAGVIAARIREQAETDAVPIVKDIPLTRALHSACALGDEIPVELYNAVARVLAFVLALKTRGSRSGVHTMTTPPAPPPPARHRGAPTPPAPTRHPSPLPTRIRTTEAT, from the coding sequence ATGAGCGATTCGGGCGAACGCACCGAACAAGCCACCGAGAAGCGGATGCGCGAGGTGCGCTCCAAGGGACAGCTCTCCCGCTCCCAGGACCTCACGGCGTGGGTCGGCATCGGCGCGGCCGCGGTGATGATGCCCCTCACCATCGAGGCCGGCGCCGCCGCCGGGCGCACGCAACTCTTCGACATCCGTGCGGTGGCCGAGAACCCCGACCCGCAACGCGCGCTGGACCTGCTCGGTGAAGGGCTCGGCGCGATGGGCGGCATCCTCACGCCGATGCTGGTCGTGGTGTGCGTGGCGGTTCTGGCGGGGTCGATCGCCCAGGGCGGCATCCACATCAAGAAGCTCGCCGGCAAGTACGACCAGTTCAACCCGGTCACCGGGCTGGCCCGCACCTTCGGCAGCCAGGCGCTGTGGCAGGGGGTGAAGGCGCTGCTGAAGACCATCGTCGTCGGCGTGGTGCTGACGACCGTGATCCAGGGCCTGACGCCCGTGCTCATGACGGCCGGGGGACTGCCCGTGACCGTGCTGATCGGCGCCGCCACCGACGGTACTGCCGCGCTGGTGCAGTCGGCTGTGATCGCCGGTCTCGTGCTGGCCGCCGCCGACGTGTTCGTGGTGCTGCGGCGCAACCGCAAGCGCACCCGGATGACCAAGAAGGAGGTCACCGACGAGCACAAGAGCTCGGAGGGCGACCCGTTGATCCGCTCCCAGCGCCGGGCCCGGCAACTGGCGATGAGCCGCAACCGTATGATCGCCGCGGTCGCCACCGCCGACGTGGTGCTGATCAACCCCACCCATTTCGCCGTGGCCCTGCGCTATGAGCCGGGCAAGTCGGCGCCCCGCGTGGTCGCCACGGGTGCCGGGGTGATCGCCGCCCGCATCCGCGAGCAGGCGGAGACCGACGCCGTGCCCATCGTCAAGGACATCCCGCTCACCCGGGCGCTGCACAGCGCCTGCGCGCTCGGTGACGAGATCCCGGTGGAGCTGTACAACGCGGTCGCCCGGGTGCTCGCCTTTGTGCTGGCGCTCAAGACCCGCGGCTCCCGGTCAGGCGTGCACACCATGACCACCCCGCCGGCGCCCCCACCGCCGGCCCGTCACCGCGGCGCGCCCACCCCACCTGCTCCCACCAGACACCCGTCGCCCCTGCCCACTCGTATCCGCACCACGGAGGCCACCTAA